In Vigna unguiculata cultivar IT97K-499-35 chromosome 3, ASM411807v1, whole genome shotgun sequence, a single genomic region encodes these proteins:
- the LOC114175326 gene encoding uncharacterized protein LOC114175326 has translation MKKPYSRPQTSQGPTCYHCGRPHLKRNCPQLAGRVGGSGDRRKCFICVKPGHFTNNCQEKKSPGAKKPATLLAERARVAGRVFALTTTEATQSGNLILEPCVLFGKVVLVLFDSGATHSFISDACVSKLSLEKRDLDCELLVSTPSLGHVATSSVCVGCLMEVAGRKFKVNLICLLLEGLDVILGMDWLSGNHVVIDCGRRSVIFPETLGLELISAQKAIIEVEAGATCFMIVA, from the coding sequence ATGAAAAAGCCGTATAGCCGACCACAGACATCTCAAGGTCCCACTTGCTACCATTGTGGCAGACCCCACCTGAAGAGGAATTGTCCTCAACTGGCAGGTAGAGTGGGAGGGTCAGGCGACCGTCGCAAGTGCTTTATATGCGTCAAACCGGGACACTTCACCAACAATTGCCAAGAAAAGAAGAGTCCTGGCGCGAAGAAACCAGCAACATTGCTAGCAGAGCGAGCTAGAGTAGCTGGCAGAGTCTTTGCCCTAACCACCACCGAGGCTACACAATCGGGTAATCTTATTCTTGAACCTTGTGTATTGTTTGGTAAAGTAGTATTGGTGTTGTTTGATTCCGGAGCAACACATTCCTTTATTTCTGATGCATGTGTGTCAAAACTGAGCTTGGAGAAACGTGACTTGGATTGTGAGTTGTTGGTTTCAACCCCATCTTTGGGTCATGTGGCTACTAGTTCAGTCTGTGTAGGTTGTTTAATGGAAGTGGCGGGCCGCAAGTTCAAAGTGAATCTCATTTGCTTGCTATTGGAGGGCTTGGATGTAATTCTAGGAATGGATTGGTTGTCAGGCAATCACGTTGTTATTGATTGCGGACGTCGCAGTGTGATTTTTCCAGAGACTTTGGGGCTAGAGTTGATATCAGCTCAAAAGGCGATTATAGAGGTTGAAGCTGGAGCTACTTGTTTCATGATAGTGGCTTAA
- the LOC114175327 gene encoding uncharacterized protein LOC114175327, translating into MRATQSRQKSYADKRRRPLEFEAGDHVFLKVTPTAGIGRALKSRKLTPRFIGPYQITRRIGPVAYEIALPPHLANLHNVFHVSQLRKYVADPTHVLEQDDVQVRENLTLGVGPMRILDSQVKQLRGKEIRTMKVLWDEVTQEMIWEMEDLMRKSYPHLFAVFGILYTEIRDAHEGIWGL; encoded by the exons ATGCGTGCAACTCAGAGTCGGCAGAAATCCTAcgcagataagaggaggaggccacttgagtttgaggcagGGGACCACGTGTTCCTCAAGGTTACCCCTACAGCAGGTATTGGGAGAGCATTGAAGTCGAGGAAGTTAACTCCTCGATTCATCGGTCCATATCAAATTACGAGGCGAATTGGACCGGTGGCGTACGAGATTGCATTGCCACCTCACTTGGCAAACCTGCACAATGTCTTCCACGTatcacagttgaggaagtatgtgGCGGATCCTACTCATGTGCTGGAACAGGATGATGTCCAGGTGCGTGAGAATCTAACTTTGGGAGTGGGACCGATGAGAATTCtggattctcaagtcaaacaactcagagggaaggagattcGGACTATGAAGGTTCTTTGGGACGAGGTAACCCAGGAGATGatttgggagatggaggatctcatgaggaagtcttatcctcacctCTTTGCTG TTTTTGGTATATTATACACTGAAATTCGTGATGCACATGAGGGAATTTGGGGGTTGTGA